The following proteins come from a genomic window of Nicotiana tomentosiformis chromosome 12, ASM39032v3, whole genome shotgun sequence:
- the LOC138902233 gene encoding uncharacterized protein, whose protein sequence is MRVAKMRMLRWMCGCARRDRIKNETIRDRVGVASVEDKIRESRLRWFGHVKRRSIDFHVRRCERLAMENLRRGRGRPKKYWGEVIRQDMTLFQLTEDMTLDRRVLRSRIKVEG, encoded by the coding sequence ATGAGAGTAGCAAAGATgagaatgttgagatggatgtgtgggtgtGCGAGGAGAGATAGGATTAAGAATGAGACTATCCGGGACAGAGTGGGAGTAGCTTCCGTGGAGGACAAGATACGGgagtcgaggctgagatggttcggacatgttaagAGAAGAAGCATTGATTTTCAtgtcaggaggtgtgagaggttggccatgGAGAATTTGAGAAGAggtcgaggtaggcctaagaagtactggggagaggtgattaggcaggacatgacaCTGTTtcagctcactgaggacatgacccttgataggagggtgttgaggtcgagaattaaggtagaaggttag
- the LOC104101973 gene encoding putative F-box/LRR-repeat protein At3g18150 isoform X1: MEKVLSGCPNLECLELDSVSGIHRLEISSVKLRGLSIQDYINENPDLWLEILAPFIQNLQLLGYCNEIRIRQGNVASLVTAVLRLTFDFGNHDLEKECNYLKELLHSVAHVENLELGPWCIECLSILELKGWQSPPSSRKFLKLNADLESLDFPGICSILQSSSDLETLVIDWGDDRPREVLSKYTNEDEQCKRFETYNFNSSLLYLKTIKIINFDGTLSGEKSILPYIKYILKKATVLEKFVIAAKLRGRDVPPDYVKMAQEFQSFPRSSAHASVVFSY, translated from the exons ATGGAAAAGGTATTATCTGGTTGCCCTAACTTGGAGTGCTTGGAACTGGATAGTGTTTCGGGCATTCATCGTTTGGAAATCAGCTCTGTGAAGCTGAGAGGATTGAGCATACAAGATTACATAAATGAGAATCCTGACCTTTGGCTCGAAATATTAGCCCCTTTTATTCAAAATTTGCAACTTTTGGGGTACTGCAATGAGATACGTATCCGGCAGGGAAATGTGGCTTCACTTGTCACTGCAGTCCTTCGTTTAACTTTTGATTTTGGGAATCACGACTTGGAGAAGGAGTGTAACTATTTGAAGGAACTTCTTCACAGTGTTGCCCATGTCGAGAATCTTGAATTGGGTCCTTGGTGCATTGAG TGCCTTTCCATATTGGAGTTGAAAGGGTGGCAGTCTCCGCCATCAAGCCGGAAATTCTTAAAGCTTAACGCAGACTTGGAATCATTGGACTTCCCTGGAATTTGCAGCATTCTACAGAGTTCATCAGATCTTGAGACATTGGTCATTGACTGGGGCGATGACAGGCCAAGA GAGGTACTGTCAAAGTACACAAATGAGGATGAACAGTGCAAGAGGTTTGAGACATATAATTTTAACAGCTCATTGCTATATTTAAAGACCATCAAGATCATTAACTTTGATGGAACACTAAGTGGAGAGAAGTCTATACTGccatatataaaatatattctCAAGAAGGCAACAGTGTTAGAAAAGTTCGTCATTGCAGCCAAATTGAGAGGGAGAGATGTGCCTCCGGATTATGTTAAAATGGCACAGGAGTTCCAAAGCTTTCCAAGATCCTCTGCACACGCTTCAGTTGTCTTTTCATATTGA
- the LOC104101973 gene encoding putative F-box/LRR-repeat protein At3g18150 isoform X2, with protein MEKVLSGCPNLECLELDSVSGIHRLEISSVKLRGLSIQDYINENPDLWLEILAPFIQNLQLLGYCNEIRIRQGNVASLVTAVLRLTFDFGNHDLEKECNYLKELLHSVAHVENLELGPWCIECLSILELKGWQSPPSSRKFLKLNADLESLDFPGICSILQSSSDLETLVIDWGDDRPRIMTKSYKEADLTGLLL; from the exons ATGGAAAAGGTATTATCTGGTTGCCCTAACTTGGAGTGCTTGGAACTGGATAGTGTTTCGGGCATTCATCGTTTGGAAATCAGCTCTGTGAAGCTGAGAGGATTGAGCATACAAGATTACATAAATGAGAATCCTGACCTTTGGCTCGAAATATTAGCCCCTTTTATTCAAAATTTGCAACTTTTGGGGTACTGCAATGAGATACGTATCCGGCAGGGAAATGTGGCTTCACTTGTCACTGCAGTCCTTCGTTTAACTTTTGATTTTGGGAATCACGACTTGGAGAAGGAGTGTAACTATTTGAAGGAACTTCTTCACAGTGTTGCCCATGTCGAGAATCTTGAATTGGGTCCTTGGTGCATTGAG TGCCTTTCCATATTGGAGTTGAAAGGGTGGCAGTCTCCGCCATCAAGCCGGAAATTCTTAAAGCTTAACGCAGACTTGGAATCATTGGACTTCCCTGGAATTTGCAGCATTCTACAGAGTTCATCAGATCTTGAGACATTGGTCATTGACTGGGGCGATGACAGGCCAAGA ATAATGACAAAAAGTTACAAAGAGGCGGACTTGACTGGCTTACTTCTTTAA